The proteins below are encoded in one region of Chroicocephalus ridibundus chromosome 9, bChrRid1.1, whole genome shotgun sequence:
- the GCNT3 gene encoding beta-1,3-galactosyl-O-glycosyl-glycoprotein beta-1,6-N-acetylglucosaminyltransferase 3 yields the protein MRLCERSLPPGRRRGALLVAALLLVAALGLRSISQTCPDGHQSAAPNQPHCRQRLYRALELSPGWRINCSGIIHGDEKAMQEAKLGRLEVANKRAPLLPGDYLNMTKDCSNFRATRRFIEFPLSQEEAEFPIAYSMVIHNKIEMFERLLRSIYTPQNVYCVHVDSKSPADFQEAVRAIAACLSNVFVASRLESVVYASWSRVQADLNCMQDLLQSPVQWRYILNTCGTDFPIKTNAEIIRALKVLQGQNSMESEKPSAFKQARWKYHHTVGTAISRTTVQKLPPPLSSPMFTGNAYIVVTRAFVQHIFENPTVQRFFEWAKDTYSPDEHVWATLNRMPGVPGATPPNDKYQLSDMNALPRLVKWQYLEGDTSKGAPYPPCTGTHQRSVCIYGAGDLPWMLQQHHLLANKFDPMVDDVAIQCLEEHLRHSALYGRGL from the coding sequence ATGCGGCTGTGCGAGCGGAGTCTcccgccggggcggcggcgcggcgcgctACTGGTGGCCGcactgctgctggtggccgcCCTAGGCCTCCGCAGCATCAGCCAGACCTGCCCCGACGGCCACCAGTCCGCCGCCCCAAACCAACCCCACTGCCGCCAGCGCCTCTACCGGGCGCTGGAGCTCTCCCCCGGCTGGAGGATCAACTGCTCGGGGATCATCCACGGGGATGAGAAGGCTATGCAGGAGGCCAAGCTCGGACGCCTGGAGGTGGCGAACAAAAGGGCTCCCCTGTTGCCCGGCGACTACCTGAACATGACGAAGGACTGCAGCAACTTCAGGGCGACCCGGCGGTTCATCGAGTTCCCGCTGAGCCAGGAGGAGGCAGAGTTCCCCATCGCCTACTCCATGGTCATCCACAACAAAATTGAGATGTTCGAGCGGCTCCTGCGGTCCATCTACACCCCCCAGAACGTCTACTGCGTCCACGTTGACAGCAAGTCCCCGGCTGACTTCCAGGAGGCCGTGCGGGCCATCGCAGCCTGCTTGTCCAATGTCTTTGTGGCTAGCCGCCTGGAAAGTGTGGTCTATGCCTCCTGGTCCCGAGTGCAGGCTGACCTCAACTGCATGCAGGACCTGTTGCAGAGCCCCGTGCAATGGCGCTACATCCTCAACACCTGCGGCACCGATTTCCCCATCAAGACCAATGCCGAGATCATCCGTGccctgaaggtgctgcaggggcAGAACAGCATGGAGTCGGAGAAGCCCTCGGCCTTCAAGCAGGCGCGCTGGAAATACCACCACACAGTGGGGACGGCCATCTCTCGGACAACTGTGCAGAAACTGCCGCCACCCCTCAGCTCTCCCATGTTCACAGGCAACGCATACATTGTGGTCACACGGGCCTTCGTGCAGCACATCTTCGAGAACCCCACGGTGCAGCGGTTCTTCGAGTGGGCCAAGGACACCTACAGCCCTGACGAGCACGTCTGGGCCACCCTCAACCGCATGCCCGGTGTGCCGGGTGCCACACCCCCGAACGACAAGTACCAGCTCTCGGACATGAACGCCCTGCCCCGACTGGTCAAGTGGCAGTACCTGGAGGGCGACACCAGCAAAGGTGCACCATACCCGCCCTGCACCGGCACGCACCAGCGCTCCGTCTGCATCTACGGGGCGGGCGACCTGCCCTGGATGCTCCAGCAGCACCACCTCTTGGCCAACAAGTTCGACCCCATGGTGGACGATGTCGCCATCCAGTGCCTCGAGGAGCATCTGCGCCACAGTGCCCTCTACGGCCGGGGGctctga